The proteins below are encoded in one region of Aphelocoma coerulescens isolate FSJ_1873_10779 chromosome 4, UR_Acoe_1.0, whole genome shotgun sequence:
- the TMEM129 gene encoding E3 ubiquitin-protein ligase TM129, whose translation MESPAVTFTLAYLVFAVCFVFPPDEVRSAGLTVQSLLSAWLGSEDAAFVQYHLRRSTGTLLAHSLLPLGYYLGMCFAAPEKHLCFFYLASKEWKTFFFFAVLLPAITSALAYYWSRKGWNNHPLARTLAVHALPQSGWRAVASSINTEFRRIDKFATGAPGARVIVTDTWVIKVTTYCLHVAQQQDIHLTVTDSRQHELTPDSNVPVQFLTIRVASVNPYVKAFDIRLNSTEYGELREKLRAPISNAANVVIHQSLSDLFLETFTSLVEINQTYHVPSTQELEPCIGCMQTIANIKLIKNCQEPNEGECQQCYCRPMWCLTCMGKWFASRQDQQHPETWLSSQVPCPTCRAKFCILDVCLIR comes from the exons ATGGAGAGCCCCGCGGTGACCTTCACGCTGGCCTACCTGGTGTTCGCCGTGTGCTTCGTGTTCCCGCCCGACGAGGTGCGCTCGGCGGGGCTGACGGTGCAGAGCCTGCTGTCCGCCTGGCTGGGCAGCGAGGACGCGGCCTTCGTGCAGTACCACCTGCGGCGCAGCACCGGCACGCTGCTGGCGcactccctgctgcccctgg gtTATTACCTTGGTATGTGCTTTGCTGCACCTGAAAAACATCTTTGCTTTTTCTACCTGGCTTCAAAAGAATGGAAAACTTTCTTCTTCTTCGCAGTTCTCCTCCCAGCAATCACTAGTGCCCTGGCATATTACTGGTCACGGAAGGGTTGGAATAATCATCCGCTAGCCCGGACACTTGCTGTTCATGCTCTCCCACAGTCGGGTTGGAGGGCAGTAGCTTCTTCCATCAACACAGAATTCAGGAGAATCGACAAATTTGCTACTGGAGCGCCAGGAGCCAGGGTGATCGTTACAGACACGTGGGTGATTAAAGTGACCACCTACTGTTTACATGttgcccagcagcaggacattcACTTGACGGTGACAGACTCCAGACAGCATGAACTCACCCCAGACTCCAACGTGCCTGTGCAGTTCCTCACCATCCGAGTTGCCAGTGTTAATCCCTACGTTAAGGCATTCGATATCCG gTTGAACTCCACAGAGTATGGGGAGCTCCGGGAGAAGCTCCGTGCTCCTATCAGCAATGCAGCTAATGTTGTGATCCATCAAAGCCTTAgtgatttatttttagaaacCTTTACATCTCTGGTGGAAATAAACCAGACATATCACGTTCCAAGCACTCAG gagcTGGAGCCATGCATAGGGTGTATGCAGACTATTGCTAACATCAAGCTCATCAAGAACTGCCAGGAGCCGAACGAGGGGGAATGCCAGCAGTGCTACTGCCGGCCCATGTGGTGCCTCACCTGCATGGGCAAGTGGTTTGCCAGCAGACAGGACCAGCAGCACCCAGAGACCTGGCTGTCAAGCCAAGTGCCTTGCCCGACTTGCCGAGCCAAATTTTGCATTCTAGATGTTTGCCTAATACGATGA